One Triticum dicoccoides isolate Atlit2015 ecotype Zavitan unplaced genomic scaffold, WEW_v2.0 scaffold138438, whole genome shotgun sequence genomic window, ttttttttgagaaatctcgcCAAACTTTATTGCTTCACTGTAATGTtcataggtactccctccgtctggaaaagcTTGTttctcaaatgaatgtatctagcactaagttagtgctagatacatccatttgaggaacaagcttgggacaagcttttcaggacagagggagtacaagatttgGGTCATGCGGATGACCCAACCAAAAATGGCATCCTATGTCTAACATACATACAAACTTGCTCAGATCAACACACCTTCGTCTCATTTGCAAGCAACATCAGAATCTACAACACACATTCAGACTTCCAGAGCCAAAGTGAAATTTAGCCAGCCATGATCCATCCAAAGAAGCTTGCTCAGCTCGCCAAGAAGTGCCAACGGATGTTGGCAGCCGGAGCCGGTGCCCGCCGTCGGCATGCCTCAGACACGGCCGATAATGAATGCTGCAGTACAGCATCATCTGTGGCTGCTGATGAGGGCCACTGCATGATGTACACCACCGATGGAGCACGCTTAGAGGTCCGTCTGGCGTACCTCGGGACGACGGTGTTCGCTGAGCTCCTGAGGATGTCCGAGGAGGAGTTTGGCTTCGCGAGTGGCGGCGACGGAGGCAGGATCATGCTGCCCTGCGACGCCACGGTGATGGAGTACGTCTTGTGCCTGGTCAGGAGAGAGGCCTCCAAGGAGGTCGAGAAGGCATTCTTGAGCTCCATTGCTGGGCACTGTCACATCTACAATGCTAGTTGCATGGTCCCATCAATGGGAATCACCCGGCAGTTTGCTCTTTGTACGTACTTAGCTACTAGCTTAGTTTCTGTAATACTGTTTTGGTTAGGACTGAGGAGATCTATAGTCTGATGTAAGATTCGATCATCACAGGAAATGATACAGAATAGACAATTTTTCTGGAAAAAAAAGGATTATGTGACACATCCTTCAACATTCTGCTCAAAAGTTCTTGGTGAATTGTGGGTGCAGCGGCTAAAAGCAGGGGATGTGAATGATGGAACTCAGCAACAGCGCCGGCGAAGGGGAGAGATGAATGATCAACGGACTGCCTTTCCTACCTCTAGCAAGGACCATCGGATTGACAATTTGACATTGTGTGAGCTGTTTTTAAGATTTTGGAGAGAACGTGCTCCACGTAGACCTGCCTCGGGGATGGACGCTTGCAGCCTTGCACTGCCGCTGGCGTGTGATGTCCGATGCGCAGCTAGCCTCTGTGTGCGTGTGCTCGGTGGCATCTTGCTTGCTCGAGCACCTCCTCCATACTCCGGTGGGAATTCCAGACTGGAGTAATCTCATAGCAAAGAGATCAAATTTGGTTAGGTTAGGTCTGTAGTTACAGAAAAGATGAGCAAGTCGATCTGCTTTA contains:
- the LOC119343721 gene encoding auxin-responsive protein SAUR36-like, which encodes MIHPKKLAQLAKKCQRMLAAGAGARRRHASDTADNECCSTASSVAADEGHCMMYTTDGARLEVRLAYLGTTVFAELLRMSEEEFGFASGGDGGRIMLPCDATVMEYVLCLVRREASKEVEKAFLSSIAGHCHIYNASCMVPSMGITRQFAL